The Melanotaenia boesemani isolate fMelBoe1 chromosome 8, fMelBoe1.pri, whole genome shotgun sequence DNA window ATTTTCTTCCCTTCTCATTAAACTCTGGAGAAGACTGCTTAGCATAATGTTGTAAATTTCCTTCAGTTTCACTGACTTTGAAcatgttgtctcttttttaatCCAGTCTGTTCCAAGTCCTTCATGCAAGCAACTAGAAAATTGCGGCACTTGAGAGCGTACTGCTCAGGAAAATCCCGGAAGTGACTGACATGGGGACTGGAGACAAAATCAAAACTGTCCACGGGGACGCCTTTCTTCTTCACAGTCTCCATGAAGCGCTCAATGTCCCTGTGTCTGATTACCTGGTCAGCTCTGGAGTACAGGTGGAAATGAGGCCAGGCAGGTGGCCTGTCCTGCACAGCATCATAATGGTTCTTGTGAATGAATTTGGTCAAGGGGTATAGGATGATTCGTAAAAGGAAAACACTCACTGCAAAAAGCGCCAGGAGGATGTACCTTAAGAGAGGGCTAATCTTTGGCCCTAATGTGGTTGTCAGTGCACGTAGGGCCCCACGGATGTTCCCGCTACCCGGGGCACTGTCTACAACAGCTCCAATTACACACAGTGAACTAAACTGTTTGTCACTGTGCAGCAGTTCCACTATGTAACGGTACAGCATGAAGCCAC harbors:
- the tmem53 gene encoding transmembrane protein 53; its protein translation is MAADNIDYNIVFPDAGTSERHWQGTKEPVVILLGWAGCKDKHLSKYSSIYNEQGCVTIRYTAPLKTVFISESFGYKELSSTALKLLEILFDYEVENSPIFFHIFSNGGFMLYRYIVELLHSDKQFSSLCVIGAVVDSAPGSGNIRGALRALTTTLGPKISPLLRYILLALFAVSVFLLRIILYPLTKFIHKNHYDAVQDRPPAWPHFHLYSRADQVIRHRDIERFMETVKKKGVPVDSFDFVSSPHVSHFRDFPEQYALKCRNFLVACMKDLEQTGLKKRQHVQSQ